CACGACATCGGCGCGAACTGCATCGCGGGCCATCGCGAGCCCCACCGAGAGGGCCTCGAGGGCCGGGGCATAGGCCACCTCCGGGCCGCCGGCCAGGCGCTCCCACGGCGCGTAACCGTGGACCGCGAGGTTCGCTCGCGCTTGCTCGTTGTCGCCGAAGCAGCGCACCTCGACCGAGGCGCGCCGGGCGAGCGCTCGGCTCAGGTGGTCGACCACCACCCCCGCGCCGCCGTACACGTGCGGGGGATACTCGCGGCTCAGCAGCAGGACGTTCACCGGTCAGGTCCTCCGAGAGAGCTTACCGCATGAGCGCGACGCAACCCTTCGTCTTCCTCGGCTGTCTCGAGCTGAACGAGCTGCTGCCCCAGGAGGCCCACGACGCCCGCGAGCTGCTCGAGCAGGTGGCGCACGTGCCGATCGAGTCCATCTTCTGCCACACCTCGGCCGCGCTCCTGCACCGGCCGGTGCTCGCCGAGGCGTATCCCAACGATTTTTCCCTCTGGGTCGGCAGCGAGGTGCGCGACGTGCGGCTGGCCGAGCGGCTCGCCGCGATCGACGCCTTCCACGCCGGCTCCATGGAGCGCGTGCGCGAAGACATCATCGCCACCATCTCCGATCACCTGCAGCATCTGGGGGCGGCGGCCGCCCGCACCCAGGGCAAGCGCTTCCGCTTCTTCCAGGTCCACCTGGTCCCGGTGCCGACCGGCCACCAGGCGCGCACCCTCGTCGAGTTCCGCGACGCGCTGGCCGAGGTGGACGTGAGCGCGCTCTTTTATCACACCATCGCCGCGCGCTACCGAGCCGGCCGCGGCCGCGGCGACTTCGCGGAGTGGGTCGGCGGGGCGCTGGGACTGCCCGACCTCGCCGACCGCCTGGCCCACATCGATCCGCACGCGGGCAGCCTCGAGCGCATCCGCGATCGGCACCTCAGCGTGCTGAGCGACGCCATCTCCGGGGAGGGCGCCTGATGGCCCAGGGCTCGCTGCTCAAGCTCGACGACTACCGACGGGTGGCGCCCCGCGGCACCATCGACTTCCTCATGCGCATCGGCGAGCGCCTGCGCGGCAAGCGCCTGGTGCACGTGAGCGCGTCGCGCTACGGCGGCCCGGTGGTCGAGGTCCTCAACCGGGTGGTACCCCTGCTGAACGACCTGGGCGTGGAGACCACCTGGGAGATCACCATCGGCACCGCGGACTTCGACCAGGTGACCCGCGCGGTCGGCAAGGCCCTCGCCGGGACCGAGCAGGTGATCACCGAGCTGATGCTGAGCCGGCTGCGCGAGACCGGCATCGACAACGCGGGACGGCTGCAGCTCGACGCCGATCTGGTCGTGGTCCACGACGCGCCGCCGCTGTACCTCGTGGAGCAGCGCAAGGAGGCGAGCCGCTGGCTCTGGCTCTGCCACCACGACCTGTCCTCCGCCCAGCCCCAGCTGTGGAACACGCTGCGGCCGGTGGTGCAGCGGTACGACGCCTCGGTGTTCTCCCTCGCCCGCTTCGCGGCGCCCCTGTCGATCCCGCGCTTCATCGTCTACCCGTCGATCGATCCGCTCTCGGAGCGCAACCGCGAGATGACGCGCGCCGAGCAGGCGACGGTGATGGACCGCCTCCGCGTCCCGCGCGACAAGCCGATCCTGCTGCAGATCGGCCCCTTCGAGCGGCAGCACGATCCGCTCGGCGTCATCAACGCGTACCGGCTGGTCAAGAAGCACCACGACGTGCGCCTGGTGCTCGCCGGCCCCCCGCTACCCCCCGGCGCGGACGGGCTGGCCGACGTGCAGGAGGCCGCCTCGCACGACGCGGACATCTCGGTGGTGGTGCTGCCGCCCGACCCGCAGATCGAGCTCAATGCGCTGGAGCGGGCCGCCACCATCGCGATCCAGAAGCCCCTCAAGGCCGACTTCGCCATCGAGGTCGCCACCGCCATGTGGAAGGGCAAGCCGGTGATCGGCACCATCGCGGGCGGCATCCCATTTCAGATGGTGATGACGGTGACCGGGTATACCGTGGAAACCGTGGAGGGCGCCGCGTTTCGCATCCGGCAGCTCCTGAGCAATCCGGAGATGATCGGCCGCATGGGGGCGGCCGGCCGCGAGCACGTGCGCCGCAACTTCCTGGTCACCCGCCACGTGAGCGACTACCTGGCCCTGCTCGCGCACCTCACGCGATAGATGGACCCGGCCGTGCTCTCCGAGGACGCCCGCGCCGCCGTCGAGCGCATCGGCACCGCGGATCTGGTCGTCGGCCTGGCCACCGCCGGCCCGGCGCCGGCTCTGGCCGCGGTGACCGCCGCGGTGCGCGCCGGCCTCGATACGCACTTCCCCGGGCAGGCGGCCGCCATCGCCCACGTGGACCAGGCGCGGTCCGAGACGACGACCGCGGCGGTCACCGAGGCCCTTGGCGACCTCCGGGTGGTCTCGGTCGGACCCGTGGCCGGCAAGGACGACACGCTGGACTGGTCGGCCGCGGTGCGCGCGGTCCTCACGGTGGGCCGGATGCTCGAGGCGCGCGCCATCGTCATGCTCAACGCCGACCTCGCGAGCATGACCGGCGAGTGGCTGCGCGGTCTCGCCTCCCCGGTGCTCAAGGAGGACTACGCCCTGGTGCTGCCGCTCTACCGGCGCTTCCGGTACGACGGCACCCTAACCCAGGCCCTGGTGGTCCCGCTGATCCGCAGCCTGTTCGGCCGCCAGCTCGCGCATCCGATCGCCGAGGAGTTCGCCTGCTCGGCCTCCGCCGCCGAGGTTTTTCTCAAGGACACGGTGTGGGAGACCGACCTCGGGCGCCACGGCCTCGAATTCTGGCTGCCCGTCGCGGCCGTCGAGCACGGGCTGCCGGTCAGCCAGGCGGTGCTGGGTCCGCGGACCATCGCGCCCTCGGCGCAGCCGCCCACGCCGCTCGGTCCGACGGTGGGACGCGTGGCGAGCGCGCTGTTCGCGCTGGCCGAGCGCGCGGAGCCGCTCTGGCTCGACATCCGCGGCTCCGAGCCGGTGGTGAGCTTCGGCGTCCCGCCCGAGCCGTTGCCCGGTGGTCCCGCCGTCGACCCCTCGCGCATGCAGGTGGGCTTCGTGCAGGGGGTGCGCGATCTGCTGCCGGTGTGGGAGCGCATCATCGCGCCGGACAACCTCGGCGAGGTGCTCGAGCTGAGCGACCGTCCCCTCGAGCGCTTCCGCTTCTCCGATCGCCTCTGGACCCGCGTGGTGTACGACTTCCTCCTCGCCTACCGGGCCCGCACGGTCTACCGCAGCCACGCCGCGCAGTCCCTGGCTCCGCTCTACCTGGGCCGGGCCGCCTCGGTGATCCTCGATACGCAGTCGCGCGCCCCCGCCGCCGTCGCCCAGAGCGCGACGCGGCTGTGCGGGGTGTTCGAGGACGAGAAGCCGTACCTGGTGGATCGCTGGCGATGAAGCCGGCCCGCCGGCCGATCGTGATCGAGCGCGTGCGTCCCGCGGTGGACGACGGTCGCCACGCGGTGAAGCGGATCGTGGGCGACACCCTCACCGTCACCGCCGACATCTTCAAGGAGGGGCACGACCTGCTCGCGGCCCGGGTCTGCTACCGCGGCCGCGCGGGGGCGGAGTGGCGCGAGGCGCCGATGCGGCTGGTGGAGAACGACGGCTGGGCCGGTCAGGTTCCGCTCGAGGCCAATACCCGCTACGTCTACACCGTCGAGGCCTGGACCGACGTCTTCGGCTCGTGGGTCGAGGAGATGCGCCGGCGCATCACCGGCGGCCAGACCGATCTGACCAGCGAGCTGCTCGAGGGCGGCGCCCTGGTCACCCAGGCGCGCGCGGCCGCCCGTGGCGCCGACGCGGAGGCGCTCGGCCGCGCGCTCGACCGGCTGGCCGCCGCCACCTCGCGGGACGGCCGGCTCGACGTGCTGCTCGACGGCGACCTCGGCCACCTCATGTTCCGCGCCGCGCCGCGGAGCGACCTGACCCGTTACGACCGCGAGCTCGAGGCGGTGGTGGACCGTCCGGCCGCCGCGTACGCCTCGTGGTACGAGCTGTTCCCGCGCTCGCAGGGACGCGTGCCCGGCCGACACGCGACCTTCGACGACTGCATCGAGCGGCTGCCCGACATCCGGCAGATGGGCTTCGACGTCGTCTACCTGCCGCCGATCCATCCGATCGGCCGCACCGCGCGCAAGGGGCCCGACAATTCCCTCGACGCGGGCCCGAACGATCCGGGCAGCCCCTGGGCCATCGGCGGACCGGAGGGCGGCCACACCGCGGTGCACCCGGAGCTGGGAACGCTCGACGACTTCCGTCGCCTGGTGAAGGCGGCCCAGGGGCTCGGCCTCGAGATCGCGCTCGACTTCGCGATCCAGTGCTCGCCCGATCACCCGTGGGTTCGCGAGCACCCGGAGTGGTTCTATTCGCGGCCCGACGGCACCATCAAGTACGCGGAGAACCCGCCCAAGAAGTACCAGGACATCTATCCGATCAACTTCGCGAGCCCGGCGTGGCCGGCGCTCTGGGACGCGCTGCTCTCGGTCGTGCGATTCTGGATCGATCAGGGCGTGCGGACGTTCCGGGTCGACAACCCCCACACCAAGCCGCTCGACTTCTGGGCGTGGCTGATCCGGGAGGTCCAGGACCGCGATCCGGACGTGATCTTCCTCTCCGAGGCCTTCACGCGTCCCAAAATCATGCGCGCCCTCGCCAAGGCCGGCTTCACGCAGTCCTATACCTACTTCACCTGGCGCAATTTCAAGGAGGAGCTGACCGACTATCTCGAAGAGCTGACCCGCACCGAGATGGTCGAGTACTTCCGGGGCAACTTCTTCGTCAACACTCCGGACATCCTGCCCGAGGTGCTCCAGCGCGGCGGGCCGCCCGCCTTCCGCATGCGCGCGGCGCTCGCCGCCACCCTGTCGTCGCTGTGGGGCGTGTACAGCGGCTTCGAGCTGGGCGAGTCCGCCGCCCTCCCCGGCAGCGAGGAGTACCAGCACTCCGAGAAGTACGAGATCCGCGTCCGGGACTGGGACGCCCCCGGCAACCTCAAGGACTACCTGGCGCGGCTCAACGTCATCCGCCGAGAGAACCGGGCCCTGCAGTCCATGAGCGGGCTCCGGTTCTATTCGTCCAGCAGCCCCCACGTGATCTTCTACGGCAAGATGACCCCGGCGCGCGACAGCGTGGTGCTGGCCGCGGTCAACCTGGACCCGTTCGCGATCCACGAGTCCACCCTCGACATCCCGCTCGGCGACATCGGCATCGCCGCCGACGAGACCTACGAGCTGCACGAGCTGCTGGGCGGCGAGCGGCGCCTCATGCGCGGCGCCACCCACACCGTCGCGCTGGACCCGCGCGTCGCGCCCGCGCACGTCTACCGGGTCGCTCGCTGGCGCCGCCGCGAGCGCGACTTCGATTACTATGCGTGAAACCCTTAAAGGCTTTATATATCCGCTCGGCTCGCCTTCGGCTGCACCTCGCCGGGCCACCGCTGCGGACGCTCGGCTGGGAGCGGACGACCGGACGCTCGCACGACCCGTGAGGCGAGCGTGAGCGATCGCGACCCGCTCTGGTACAAGGACGCGGTCTTCTACGAGCTGCACGTCCGCGCGTTCCGGGACGGCAACGACGACGGGATCGGCGACTTCATCGGGCTCACCAGCCAGCTCGGCCACCTGCGGGAGCTGGGGGTGGACTGCATCTGGCTCCTGCCCTTCTTCCGCTCGCCGCTGCGGGACGACGGCTACGACGTGGCCGAGTACCGGGAGATCCATCCCGACTACGGGACCATGGCCGACTTCGACCGCTTCCTCGAGGCCGCCCACGGCCACGGCATGCGGGTGATCGCCGACCTCGTGGTCAACCATACGTCGGACCAGCACCCGTGGTTCCAGGCCGCCCGCCGCTCGCCCGAC
This region of Candidatus Methylomirabilota bacterium genomic DNA includes:
- a CDS encoding glycosyltransferase, yielding MAQGSLLKLDDYRRVAPRGTIDFLMRIGERLRGKRLVHVSASRYGGPVVEVLNRVVPLLNDLGVETTWEITIGTADFDQVTRAVGKALAGTEQVITELMLSRLRETGIDNAGRLQLDADLVVVHDAPPLYLVEQRKEASRWLWLCHHDLSSAQPQLWNTLRPVVQRYDASVFSLARFAAPLSIPRFIVYPSIDPLSERNREMTRAEQATVMDRLRVPRDKPILLQIGPFERQHDPLGVINAYRLVKKHHDVRLVLAGPPLPPGADGLADVQEAASHDADISVVVLPPDPQIELNALERAATIAIQKPLKADFAIEVATAMWKGKPVIGTIAGGIPFQMVMTVTGYTVETVEGAAFRIRQLLSNPEMIGRMGAAGREHVRRNFLVTRHVSDYLALLAHLTR
- a CDS encoding alpha-1,4-glucan--maltose-1-phosphate maltosyltransferase translates to MKPARRPIVIERVRPAVDDGRHAVKRIVGDTLTVTADIFKEGHDLLAARVCYRGRAGAEWREAPMRLVENDGWAGQVPLEANTRYVYTVEAWTDVFGSWVEEMRRRITGGQTDLTSELLEGGALVTQARAAARGADAEALGRALDRLAAATSRDGRLDVLLDGDLGHLMFRAAPRSDLTRYDRELEAVVDRPAAAYASWYELFPRSQGRVPGRHATFDDCIERLPDIRQMGFDVVYLPPIHPIGRTARKGPDNSLDAGPNDPGSPWAIGGPEGGHTAVHPELGTLDDFRRLVKAAQGLGLEIALDFAIQCSPDHPWVREHPEWFYSRPDGTIKYAENPPKKYQDIYPINFASPAWPALWDALLSVVRFWIDQGVRTFRVDNPHTKPLDFWAWLIREVQDRDPDVIFLSEAFTRPKIMRALAKAGFTQSYTYFTWRNFKEELTDYLEELTRTEMVEYFRGNFFVNTPDILPEVLQRGGPPAFRMRAALAATLSSLWGVYSGFELGESAALPGSEEYQHSEKYEIRVRDWDAPGNLKDYLARLNVIRRENRALQSMSGLRFYSSSSPHVIFYGKMTPARDSVVLAAVNLDPFAIHESTLDIPLGDIGIAADETYELHELLGGERRLMRGATHTVALDPRVAPAHVYRVARWRRRERDFDYYA
- a CDS encoding DUF5752 family protein, which codes for MSATQPFVFLGCLELNELLPQEAHDARELLEQVAHVPIESIFCHTSAALLHRPVLAEAYPNDFSLWVGSEVRDVRLAERLAAIDAFHAGSMERVREDIIATISDHLQHLGAAAARTQGKRFRFFQVHLVPVPTGHQARTLVEFRDALAEVDVSALFYHTIAARYRAGRGRGDFAEWVGGALGLPDLADRLAHIDPHAGSLERIRDRHLSVLSDAISGEGA